A window of the Salvelinus alpinus chromosome 3, SLU_Salpinus.1, whole genome shotgun sequence genome harbors these coding sequences:
- the LOC139570765 gene encoding cullin-9-like isoform X4 translates to MVGERRNGNLLVQLGTKLQAYPEELIRQRRTHDGQTEYLIRWCLLAIDDGSGSGGGSNEAGGGGGSSSGVGGSSGSTSGESKTENILMWMSTEDVYANCPTLLGKRKADTQRPLQEEERPSGEFPADVTFDEVELSDMKDDVKNLVTRARKQMAKKSDFAISITHTIHVLSAYASIGSLVGVFKETGALDLLMELLCNKERQTRRSAGKMLRALASHDAGSRAYVLLSLSQQDGIEQHMDFDNRYTLLELFAETTSSEEHGISFEGIHLPQIPGKLLFSLVKRYLCVTSLMDKLNTAGVESSSERQDAAGSSGTGHQPENLRVQREFEFTMAMANLISELVRVMGWDRNRQPPQSAGLVQGSVCGEDQEDETPRRVVRSIFQPRFSASASASPAAAAASNMAAATPPKKKTGNGFKTRTDFASRSAYVEYVQENLKSGMLVRMLEDYEEVSAGDEGDFRYSNDGSPPVQVYWTSLSRTYWVHWHMVEILGTGTSGQGEKDAQEKASTLTETIKLTTVSQTLFSKPPGGLYSLPYLAEGLQSDGATLSRAEWWEVLFFIKKLEPKQQQEINNILCQSLDEQMSDVDEATLIQLSVPGEVARKLLHYLKQTLQNSCLWDLLCSHAFSKHYLRRGGGGLEDDELLPDGSLGSSGLGGGRGNSSDATAAASSSSAMGSLSKKPKKESTTDYCSDTESELPMEDESNYPEDLMEKMKVFNNPKVQGKKTALEKLGEVVDIMKKSGSDPVQQLAGIKFIIQVLEDEGPQERSTLRTDAVQTIRDKVLKLLVEILSGQPKENVVSTLRLTRALMVKYEWRVSFATEGGVKVILSCMQEYPTVPQVQQVALATLMVITGASKHDLGSMSSCYLPLPESGTPMMLGVFASIGSATAEGSKGLLAAIPAGIELMLNTPRCMLSVRNGLLVIIMLISSSKSLAEQLVACDVSAVLKKCLTASRPVNMLAIIALNHISMVHKLEKKESKDELDFKDTELKMLVVSLKEMTATKEVILTLEQLLCDDASQLEEERNQVTRSRETYQDLVRLMDQHRADRAAQLSILRILNKFLDNYLEDLLPWHESIEPCLSSMTAFINDREVVQLLIRFLYRLASVNKDYAVVMCRLGTKDALVKALDKHSINLLLVTELRDLITDCEKYASLYKKMTTSVLAGCIQMVLGQIEEHRRSHQPINIPFFDIFLRNLCQGSSVELKEDKCWEKVEVSSNHHRANKLTDKNPKTYWESNGCTGSHFINIYMHKGVVIRQLAVLVASEDSSYMPARMVVLAGDDPTNINTELNTVNVPPSANRIVLLENMTRFWSIVQIRIKRCQQGGIDTRVHGFEVLGPKPTFWPVFKEQLCCRTYLFYTTKAHTWCQEILEDKAQLLQLFNKLNSALRHEQMFADRFLPDAEAAEALGRTCWEALITPIVQSITISETQVLSPLSWLLSEYLDNAESARRCKSRAAIFNSRVRRLTHLLVHVDTSRVDTEELKPPIKCKGINRSKDLKNGKEGKNKDAAAVSSSSSSNSVKPKMKNTSSIAGIALCWQGVVQRQVKKFLDSTCSLPDFVERYRNMYLRLKNAMEELFGQQTAFVLALRHGFSAALLQLSILTAMHVSERFAQYIDLMIQESGVDSGNVETLNQLQQFLEPMLFLSGLELANTFEHFYRYYLGDRLLGQGKVWLESAVIMQIGTCFPNRFPQQMLKNLSESEELQQEFHLYRLQQLDKTLQDVDEEMMDDQPSEPEEESEVKVLILSPRCWAVSSPCYMDNHSRYFPKQLCTYLAEFTDFYSNSQCMYNLTHSKPRRLQWTWLGHAELRYGSCTLYVSTLQMYILLQFNHQADVSVEALQQATGLSPTMLAHALSPLTAGKGILTQDSPDNNLVKGVLRLNKKAQSQSLENHSYCYLLPKQTYLNVDEDAARSLERKRNFIYCLIIQIMKAEKEMHIDNLVFRVLDTCQKREATRSPGSVRFSCSTTDVLSCVMHVISKGYIRRNEDSPHIVEFLPEDPSTPQKGQAHFSFSKAELKNNPSSSNADISLEGISAAPPSAEDGVLEAVLLSMGRTMNQEEVRQLMQRTVQQVSGTLSLDLDRAEHLLVHCKWNVDVLIQRYTDDPDSLVLAAGLKGLNPQPPPSPVASCPVCLISQTGEAEPAPTLCCMHYCCRSCWQEYLTARIEQNLVMNCNCPITDCRAQPTSLFFFNILTDKDTIAKYENALLRGYVECCSNLTWCTNPLGCDQILCKENIGSMGTCSKCCWSSCFSCNFPEAHYPASCSHMSQWMDDGGYYEGMTMEAQSKHLAKLISKRCPSCQAQIEKNEGCLHMTCAKCNHGFCWRCLKPWKPTHKDYYNCSAMVSKAARQEKKFQDYNERCTFHNQAKDFAINLESKVSSINEALQMKSLTFVIDACKVLAQARKVLAYSCVYSYYNQDTEKMDVMEQQMEALELHTNALQILLEETLLQCTDLASCVRLLKPEHLNTGLELIRRIQERLVAILQHSTQQIIRVSSCLVSPNTGLSSGLQLQNGTGTGICSSFKSL, encoded by the exons ATGGTAGGCGAACGCCGCAATGGGAACCTACTTGTCCAGCTGGGCACGAAGCTGCAGGCCTATCCAGAGGAGTTGATCCGGCAGCGGCGGACTCACGATGGCCAGACAGAGTACTTGATCCGCTGGTGCCTGCTGGCCATAGACGACGGTAGTGGCTCAGGTGGAGGGAGCAATGAGGCAGGAGGAGGTGGGGGAAGCAGTTCAGGGGTGGGTGGCTCCAGCGGCTCAACCTCAGGCGAGAGCAAGACGGAGAACATACTGATGTGGATGTCAACGGAGGATGTCTACGCCAACTGCCCCACGCTACTGGGCAAGCGCAAGGCAGACACCCAGCGGCCCctccaggaggaggagaggcccaGTGGAGAGTTCCCTGCTGATGTCACCTTTGACGAGGTGGAGCTCTCAGACATGAAGGACGATGTCAAGAACTTGGTCACGAGGGCCCGCAAGCAGATGGCCAAGAAGAGCGACTTTGCCATCAGCATCACACACACCATCCACGTGCTTAGTGCCTACGCCAGCATCGGCTCACTGGTGGGCGTCTTCAAGGAGACGGGTGCCCTGGACCTGCTCATGGAGCTGCTCTGCAACAAAGAGCGACAAACCCGCCGAAGTGCTGGGAAGATGCTCCGGGCTCTGGCCTCTCATGACGCAG GGAGCCGTGCCTATGTGCTCCTGTCCCTCAGCCAGCAGGACGGTATTGAGCAGCACATGGACTTTGACAATCGCTACACCCTCCTGGAGCTGTTTGCAGAGACCACCTCCTCTGAGGAGCATGGCATCTCTTTTGAGGGGATCCACCTCCCTCAG ATCCCAGGGAAGCTGCTGTTCTCCCTGGTGAAGCGCTACCTGTGTGTGACGTCCCTGATGGACAAGCTCAACACGGCAGGGGTGGAGTCGAGCTCTGAGCGACAAGACGCAGCAGGCTCCTCAGGGACAGGCCACCAGCCGGAGAACCTGCGTGTCCAACGAGAGTTTGAGTTCACCATGGCCATGGCTAACCTCATCTCTGAGCTGGTGCGCGTCATGGGTTGGGACCGCAACCGGCAGCCGCCACAGTCAGCCGGCCTGGTCCAGGGCAGCGTCTGCGGGGAGGACCAGGAGGACGAGACGCCCCGCCGTGTGGTGCGTTCTATTTTCCAGCCCCGCTTCTCTGCCTCTGCTTCTGCCTCTCCTGCCGCTGCCGCCGCCTCTAACATGGCAGCCGCCACACCACCCAAGAAGAAGACCGGCAACGGCTTCAAGACGCGCACAGACTTCGCAAGCCGCTCGGCTTACGTGGAATATGTGCAGGAAAACCTGAAGAGCGGCATGCTGGTCCGTATGTTGGAAGATTATGAGGAGGTCAGCGCTGGTGATGAGGGGGATTTCCGCTACAGTAATGACGGCTCGCCACCAGTGCAG GTGTACTGGACCTCCCTGTCTCGAACCTACTGGGTGCACTGGCACATGGTTGAGATCCTGGGCACTGGCACCAGTGGACAGGGTGAGAAAGACGCCCAGGAGAAGGCCTCCACCCTGACTGAGACCATCAAGCTCACGACTG TGAGTCAGACATTATTCTCCAAGCCTCCTGGTGGGCTGTACTCGTTGCCTTACCTGGCTGAGGGGCTGCAGTCTGACGGCGCCACCCTGAGCAGGGCCGAGTGGTGGGAAGTGCTCTTTTTCATCAAGAAGCTAGAACCAAAGCAACAGCAGGAGATCAACAACATCCTGTGTCAGAGCCTCGATGAACAG aTGTCAGATGTAGACGAGGCCACTCTTATCCAGCTGTCGGTGCCAGGCGAGGTGGCCCGGAAGCTGCTCCACTACCTGAAGCAGACCCTGCAGAACTCGTGTCTGTGGGACCTGCTCTGCTCCCATGCCTTCTCTAAACACTACCTGCGGCGCGGTGGGGGAGGCCTGGAAGACGATGAGCTGCTGCCCGACGGCTCCCTCGGATCCTCTGGCCTGGGTGGAGGACGGGGCAACTCATCTGATGCTACCGCCGCCGCCTCTTCCTCCTCTGCCATGGGCTCATTGTCCAAGAAGCCCAAGAAGGAGAGTACAACAGACTATTGCTCTGACACAGAGTCTGAATTGCCCATGGAAGATGAGTCTAACTACCCAGAAGACCTGATGGAAAAGATGAAAG TGTTTAACAACCCCAAGGTGCAGGGCAAGAAGACAGCCCTGGAGAAGCTGGGGGAGGTGGTTGACATCATGAAGAAGAGTGGCTCAGATCCAGTCCAGCAGCTGGCTGGGATCAAGTTCATCATCCAGGTCCTAGAGGACGAGGGGCCTCAGGAGAGAAGCACCCTCAGGACGGACGCTGTCCAGACCATACG GGATAAAGTCCTGAAGCTTTTGGTCGAGATACTGAGTGGGCAGCCCAAGGAGAACGTGGTCAGCACCCTGCGTCTCACCCGCGCCCTCATGGTCAAGTACGAGTGGAGGGTCTCCTTCGCCACTGAAGGTGGCGTCAAAGTTATCCTCTCCTGTATGCAGGAATACCCCACTGTCCCACAGGTCCAGCAAGTCGCTCTGGCT aCTCTGATGGTTATCACAGGTGCCAGTAAGCATGACCTGGGCAGTATGAGCAGCTGTTATCTTCCTCTCCCCGAGTCTGGCACACCCATGATGCTCGGGGTCTTTGCCAGTATTGGCTCTGCCACCGCCGAGGGCTCCAAGGGACTGCTGGCTGCAATCCCCGCTGGCATTGAACTGATGCTCAACACACCTAG gtgTATGTTGTCGGTGAGGAATGGTCTGTTGGTGATCATCATGCTGATCTCCAGTAGTAAGAGCCTGGCGGAACAGCTGGTGGCCTGTGACGTCAGCGCTGTGCTCAAGAAGTGCCTCACAGCTTCGCGGCCAGTGAACATGCTGGCCATCATTGCCCTCAACCACATTTCCATGGTCCACAAGCTGGAGAAAAAAG AGTCAAAGGATGAGTTGGACTTCAAGGACACAGAgctgaagatgctggtggtgagcCTGAAGGAGATGACGGCAACCAAGGAGGTGATCCTGACGCTGGAGCAGCTGCTGTGCGACGACGCCTCCCAGCTAGAGGAGGAGCGCAACCAGGTGACCCGCAGCCGAGAGACCTACCAGGACCTGGTGCGCCTCATGGACCAGCACCGAGCTGACCGGGCTGCGCAGCTCTCCATCCTCAG AATATTGAACAAGTTCTTGGACAATTACCTGGAGGATCTGCTTCCATGGCATGAGAGCATAGAACCATGCTTGTCTTCTATGACCGCATTCATCAATGACCGTGAG GTTGTCCAGCTGCTCATCCGCTTCCTGTATCGCCTGGCCTCTGTGAACAAAGACTATGCTGTGGTGATGTGTCGTCTGGGCACGAAGGACGCCCTGGTCAAGGCGCTAGACAAGCACAGTATCAACCTGCTGTTGGTCACAGAGCTGCGGGACTTAATCACAGACTGTGAGAAGTATGCCAGTCTCTACAAGAAAATGACCACCAGCGTTCTGGCTGGTTGCATACAG ATGGTTTTGGGCCAAATAGAGGAGCATCGGCGAAGCCACCAACCAATTAACATCCCTTTCTTTGACATCTTTCTGCGCAATCTGTGCCAAG GATCAAGTGTGGAACTCAAGGAGGACAAGTGCTGGGAGAAAGTGGAGGTTTCCTCTAATCACCATCGAGCCAACAAGCTCACTGACAAGAACCCCAAAACGTACTGGGAGTCCAATGGCTGCACAGGTTCCCATTTTATCAACATCTACATGCACAAGGGGGTGGTGATTAG GCAATTGGCAGTGCTTGTGGCCAGTGAAGACTCCAGCTATATGCCTGCCCGCATGGTAGTACTTGCAGGAGACGACCCCACAAACATCAACACAGAGCTGAACACA GTCAATGTGCCTCCTTCAGCCAATCGCATTGTGTTGCTGGAGAACATGACCCGCTTCTGGTCCATTGTGCAGATCAGGATCAAGAGGTGTCAGCAG GGTGGCATTGACACAAGGGTCCACGGCTTTGAGGTGCTGGGGCCTAAGCCCACCTTCTGGCCCGTGTTCAAGGAGCAGCTCTGCTGTCGCACCTATCTATTCTACACCACTAAGGCCCACACCTGGTGCCAGGAGATCCTGGAGGACAAGGCCCAGCTGCTGCAGCTCTTCAACAA ACTGAACAGCGCTCTGCGACATGAGCAGATGTTTGCTGACCGCTTCCTGCCTGATGCCGAGGCAGCGGAGGCTCTGGGACGTACCTGCTGGGAGGCCCTCATCACCCCCATCGTACAGAGCATCACCATCTCGG AGACCCAAGTCCTCAGTCCTCTCTCCTGGCTGCTCAGTGAGTACCTTGACAACGCAGAGTCAGCCAGGCGCTGCAAGAGCCGGGCCGCCATCTTCAACTCCCGCGTCCGTCGCCTCACCCACCTACTTGTCCATGTGGATACCAGCAGAGTGGACACAGAGGAGCTCAAGCCGCCCATCAAGTGCA AAGGTATCAACCGAAGCAAAGATTTAAAGA ATGGAAAAGAGGGAAAGAACAAAGATGCAGCCgctgtctcctcttcctcctcctccaactctGTCAAGCCGAAGATGAAGAACACCAGCAGTATTGCAGGGATAGCACTGTGTTGGCAGGGCGTTGTACAGAGACAG GTTAAGAAGTTTTTGGACTCTACGTGCAGCCTGCCAGACTTTGTGGAGCGCTACAGGAACATGTACCTCCGTCTGAAGAATGCCATGGAGGAGCTGTTTGGCCAACAGACAGCGTTTGTGCTGGCTCTCCGCCACGGCTTCTCTGCTGCTCTCCTACAGCTCTCCATCCTCACCGCCATGCAC GTGAGCGAGCGGTTTGCCCAGTACATCGACTTGATGATCCAGGAGAGTGGAGTGGACTCTGGCAACGTGGAGACTCTTAACCAGTTGCAGCAGTTCCTAGAACCCATGCTCTTCCTCTCCGGCCTGGAGCTGGCCAACACCTTTGAGCACTTTTACAG GTACTACCTGGGTGACAGGCTGCTAGGCCAGGGCAAGGTGTGGCTGGAGAGTGCTGTCATAATGCAGATAGGCACCTGCTTCCCCAACCGCTTCCCCCAGCAGATGCTGAAGAACCTTAGTGAGTCTGAGGAGCTGCAGCAGGAGTTCCACCTCTACCGCCTCCAGCAGCTGGATAAGACCCTTCAGGATGTCGACGAGGAG ATGATGGATGATCAGCCGTCGGAGCCTGAGGAGGAGAGTGAGGTGAAGGTGCTGATCCTGTCTCCTCGCTGTTGGGCTGTCTCCTCCCCCTGCTACATGGACAACCACAGCAGATACTTCCCCAAGCAGCTCTGCACCTACCTGGCAGAGTTCACGGACTTCTACTCTAACA gCCAGTGCATGTACAATCTGACCCACAGTAAGCCCCGGCGTCTACAGTGGACCTGGCTGGGCCATGCAGAGCTGCGCTACGGCTCCTGCACTCTCTACGTCTCCACCCTGCAGATGTACATCCTCCTACAGTTCAACCACCAAGCG GATGTATCTGTGGAGGCTCTTCAGCAGGCCACAGGCCTCTCCCCGACAATGCTGGCCCATGCTCTGTCTCCCCTCACAGCAGGGAAGGGCATTCTCACCCAAGACAGCCCTGACAACAATCTTGTGAAGG GAGTCCTGAGATTGAACAAAAAAGCTCAGTCTCAGAGTTTGGAAAACCACAGCTATTGCTACCTGCTGCCCAAGCAGACCTACCTGAATGTGGACGAGGATGCTGCCCGCTcgctggagaggaagaggaacttCATCTACTGCCTCATCATCCAGATCATGAAGGCTGAGAAAGAGATGCACATAGACAACCTGGTGTTCAGA GTGTTGGATACGTGTCAGAAGCGGGAGGCGACTCGTTCCCCGGGCTCAGTTCGTTTCAGCTGCAGCACTACAGACGTGCTGTCCTGCGTCATGCATGTCATCAGCAAGGGCTACATCAGGCGCAACGAGGACAGCCCCCACATCGTGGAGTTCCTGCCCGAGGACCCCTCCACTCCCCAGAAGGGCCAAGCGCATTTCTCCTTCAGCAAGGCTGAGCTAAAGAATAACCCCAGCAGCAGCAACGCTGACATCAG CCTGGAAGGTATCAGTGCAGCCCCTCCGAGTGCAGAAGATGGAGTCCTGGAGGCTGTCCTGTTGTCCATGGGCCGGACCATGAACCAGGAGGAAGTCCGGCAGCTGATGCAGCGCACTGTCCAGCAGGTCTCTGGCACTCTGAGTTTGGACCTGGACCGGGCTGAGCACCTGCTGGTCCACTGCAAGTGGAACGTGGACGTGCTGATCCAGCGCTACACAGACGACCCAGACTCCCTGGTTTTGGCTGCCGGGCTAAAGGGCCTGAACCCCCAGCCGCCCCCTAGCCCCGTGGCCAGCTGCCCCGTGTGCCTCATCTCCCAAACAGGGGAGGCAGAGCCTGCCCCCACCCTCTGCTGCATGCACTACTGCTGCCGG TCTTGCTGGCAGGAGTACCTCACGGCCAGGATTGAGCAGAACCTGGTGATGAACTGCAACTGTCCAATCACAGACTGCCGTGCGCAACCTACTTCTCTGTTCTTCTTCAACATCCTGACTGACAAAGACACCATCGCCAAG TATGAGAACGCGCTCCTCCGGGGCTACGTGGAGTGCTGCTCCAACCTGACCTGGTGCACCAACCCCCTGGGCTGTGACCAGATCTTGTGCAAGGAGAACATCGGCAGCATGGGAACCTGCTCAAAGTGCTGCTGGTCCTCCTGCTTTAGCTGCAACTTCCCAGAG GCTCACTACCCAGCCAGCTGCAGTCACATGTCCCAGTGGATGGACGATGGTGGCTACTACGAGGGTATGACCATGGAAGCCCAAAGTAAGCACCTTGCCAAACTCATCTCCAAACGCTGCCCCAGCTGCCAGGCCCAGATAGAGAAGAATGAAGGCTGCCTTCA TATGACCTGTGCCAAATGTAACCATGGATTTTGCTGGAGGTGTCTCAAGCCATGGAAACCAACCCACAAAGATTACTACAACTGCTCAGCTATG GTGAGTAAAGCAGCAAGGCAGGAAAAGAAGTTCCAAGACTACAACGAGAGATGCACTTTCCACAACCAGGCCAAGGACTTCGCCATCAATCTGGAGAGCAAAGTCTCCTCCATCAATGAAGCCCTGCAAATGAAATCATTGACGTTTGTTATTGATGCCTGCAAAGTACTCGCTCAAGCTCGCAAG GTGCTGGCCTACTCGTGTGTGTACAGCTACTACAACCAGGACACCGAGAAGATGGATGTGATGGAGCAGCAAATGGAAGCCCTGGAGCTTCACACCAATGCCCTACAGATCCTGCTGG aggagaCCCTGTTGCAGTGCACTGATCTAGCGTCCTGCGTACGTCTCCTGAAGCCTGAGCACCTCAACACTGGCTTGGAACTCATCCGCCGCATTCAGGAGCGTCTGGTGGCCATTCTACAACACTCGACCCAG CAAATCATTAGGGTTTCCTCCTGTCTGGTCTCTCCAAACACAGGACTTTCGAGTGGGCTACAACTCCAAAACGGGACAGGAACAGGAATCTGCTCAAGCTTCAAATCTCTCTAA